From the Fibrobacter sp. UWB10 genome, one window contains:
- a CDS encoding MATE family efflux transporter: MSKLNSERLNSFGSASIPKLVLQFSVPAIISMLVNALYNVVDRFFVGQGVGSLGIAGITLCFPICLFMMAMSMMVGVGGNTLFAIRLGQKKYIQASIILNNSFSLLILMAIGAFTLGEIFMEPLLKLFGASEQTLPVASSYMRILLCGAVFQTIAPGMNHFIRSMGHPKTAMFREIVGAVTNIILDYLFIMKFHWGIEGAAWATISSQLVASALITQFFIKKGTPIRIRWRHMKLRAAYVRKIYILGLPPSVMQICNSLMNAILAWSLTTYGNISVKTTGALSGGDMAISAFGITNSIVSIIILPLLGFVHGTQPIIGYNYGARLNNRVKETLKFAFIYAGGFMFVTWGILMWQAETFVTPFAPKDPELIKLSAWAMRIFAAAFFMIPFGMVSGNFFQGTGKAFRAMFLNACRQVILLIPFLLILPHFFELKGVFMAQPIADTGAAFIGLAMLWHELKKLH, from the coding sequence ATGTCTAAACTGAATTCCGAGCGCCTTAATTCCTTTGGTTCTGCAAGTATCCCGAAACTGGTCTTGCAGTTCTCGGTTCCTGCGATCATCAGCATGCTGGTAAACGCCCTCTACAACGTAGTGGACCGTTTCTTTGTGGGGCAGGGCGTAGGCAGTCTCGGTATCGCAGGCATCACGCTCTGCTTCCCGATTTGCCTGTTCATGATGGCCATGTCCATGATGGTGGGCGTAGGCGGCAACACGCTTTTCGCAATCCGCCTCGGGCAAAAGAAGTATATCCAGGCAAGCATCATTCTGAACAATTCCTTTTCGCTCCTGATTCTGATGGCAATTGGAGCGTTCACGCTGGGCGAAATCTTTATGGAGCCGCTCTTAAAGCTGTTTGGCGCAAGCGAGCAGACCTTGCCGGTGGCCAGCAGCTACATGCGCATTTTACTGTGCGGTGCTGTATTCCAGACAATCGCCCCCGGCATGAACCACTTTATCCGTTCGATGGGCCACCCCAAAACGGCCATGTTCCGCGAAATCGTGGGTGCAGTCACGAACATTATTCTCGACTACCTCTTTATCATGAAATTCCACTGGGGTATCGAGGGCGCCGCCTGGGCAACCATCAGTTCGCAGCTGGTGGCCTCGGCCTTGATTACGCAATTCTTTATCAAGAAGGGTACACCTATTCGCATTCGCTGGCGCCACATGAAATTGCGCGCCGCCTATGTCCGCAAGATTTATATTCTCGGTTTGCCGCCTTCTGTAATGCAGATTTGCAACAGCTTGATGAATGCGATTTTGGCCTGGAGCCTAACCACTTACGGAAACATCAGCGTCAAGACAACTGGCGCGCTTTCGGGTGGCGACATGGCAATTTCTGCATTCGGAATCACCAACAGCATCGTTTCGATTATCATTTTGCCGCTTCTCGGATTCGTTCACGGCACACAGCCGATTATCGGCTACAACTACGGCGCACGACTCAACAACCGCGTCAAGGAAACACTCAAGTTTGCCTTCATTTATGCAGGCGGATTTATGTTCGTGACTTGGGGCATTCTCATGTGGCAGGCAGAAACCTTTGTGACGCCTTTCGCACCAAAAGACCCCGAACTTATCAAACTTTCAGCCTGGGCCATGCGCATTTTTGCGGCAGCCTTCTTTATGATTCCCTTCGGCATGGTGTCGGGGAACTTTTTCCAGGGTACAGGAAAAGCGTTCAGGGCTATGTTCCTGAACGCTTGTCGTCAAGTAATTTTACTTATTCCGTTCTTGCTGATACTGCCCCACTTCTTTGAACTCAAGGGCGTATTCATGGCGCAGCCCATTGCCGACACAGGTGCGGCTTTCATTGGGTTGGCCATGCTTTGGCATGAACTAAAGAAACTGCATTAA
- a CDS encoding fibro-slime domain-containing protein, with protein sequence MLFAGVQNAVAACAGTLHFKKPDDWPRNFYIAMNNIDALVTASYYNAATGYYEYDLADAGGENIETSFALESSKSAPMNFILSNVWNGISQNDQSYPKNNRNIRCPGAGKDVYVLENPKKAGTTLVTNTAPDIKYFYVLVPDDESWKSTVPMWSPDSTFANAQPFKVDPNMCGWYYAVWMDEPLPERLIIFKDDDVDLEEAIGMNGWEAEVVVPFPMDMFFSMFEESDRVYFIADSAKAEEAGLTTTFVAVDPQIEGNCTYKLAAFLYDTDASMHGAFTCDAYPRVASNGCYSPTAKYNYPGAGGDNSVPCIGVTTGIVNSILDPTTKKPTYNTSSGCFVSAEAFNVMFEETAGVNVKHCRDVVFSQTKDGMWEYDSYNEPAGAFTPLNDLATDVTCTGYCKQAATPRPGKGNVRYGVGEQGKTAAQNGISRKAQLALGNVTDWSAIEPTTGLPYIDLYPVSDGEFSSGTEPNVYDNSTWDLRIENDNNQMFCFESHANFTYRSGMQFMFRGDDDIWVFIDNKLAVDLGGTHLAAPGYVKLDTLKGASGNLLTPGETYDIDIFFCDRRTDMSNVRIKTNMYIQQKTAISAKGKKVPGNPSETDYTLCFTRTGDGSCDAAAAGIGEKKTYCGDSLAMEIAAGRIKATYTLVSGKKNGENVVPGFDNVSTPGIYKGGIDLTNFGLPKIDRSKLSLAGGYYTLFVNIEGKSAKVLSFKASGEVDVIYKNGRSYVFDDESGDQTQTGVYNIQTSAMGGEYVPVYISNVALNGDSTELEIYPEDAVEMPYTLTYTAPMEIYTKEIDATTGQEGYKRINPAVPRKIGASGVDTVYAHVDMRDLQSPITPFNISVAGRDQNALTINFYLPQITFIREIPEDGVSIDPVMGQDSLPDGSYAENWVGSINVMYLAVLKPVGNDNYVPCLEECNGIYVYMGSETSPKIDFIPEDPVYFVNGYATISVRSLTKYRWDRDPSIHRPATIVAQYNDYVKAVYYPMYFRDPPVPFPVLADVFDAHGSLPTMEHRIPAPYFSMDQEYLDGIGDSVAVYYDRRIHKDSLPTKICVMWDSTTAEPHNPYAEGLSTMPRDSAITCNALVPLDASNIDCSAPSDSGYCTNVIMVGGLKLSEEVKTSGIGKVHSFAEFEDKGKKVRQGFDGALTDRMAPVPLRAEVRTLKDGDQLSDLDSLVVVMSEPVKLVATTNKKSALDFYLNSAIELDESSRYVSALAGATSIVTAQNEPFVSATDGLGRIRYLYLRGGVSPHVGDYVRLSGNLTTVFWSDTADIKPAGTKADSLRSAADASYHWNSPTAYNETLRLPSMWIQVTGDAEIAVNENKFASTSNAPAGEKVPAVSVNVYRTSMTKAEILTAENGRPGHIVKADMYALYNGLSDEDRKKVAPQDIYFYYEVQYFTNLGNFVASKTQRIYCDDSKNTEIDPVTKQRIQYFNGGLCTDAGMDRNFFIGWNMRSQKGRVVGTGAYIVKLKSYVKLGSSGKEAKQESTSVWGVKRSPKADTRYMKNLTAK encoded by the coding sequence ATGCTTTTTGCTGGTGTGCAAAACGCTGTTGCCGCTTGTGCAGGTACGTTGCATTTTAAGAAACCCGATGATTGGCCAAGAAACTTTTATATCGCCATGAACAATATCGATGCTCTTGTCACAGCGTCGTATTATAACGCTGCTACAGGGTATTACGAATACGATTTGGCCGATGCTGGTGGCGAAAACATCGAAACCTCATTTGCCCTTGAATCGTCAAAGTCGGCTCCGATGAATTTTATCCTGTCCAATGTATGGAACGGGATTTCTCAGAACGATCAAAGCTATCCGAAAAACAATCGTAATATTAGGTGCCCAGGCGCAGGAAAAGACGTTTATGTGCTAGAAAATCCGAAAAAAGCGGGTACCACATTGGTGACAAACACCGCACCTGATATCAAGTATTTCTATGTCTTGGTTCCCGATGATGAATCCTGGAAGTCTACAGTTCCGATGTGGTCTCCTGACTCTACCTTTGCTAATGCTCAACCGTTCAAGGTTGATCCGAATATGTGCGGATGGTATTATGCTGTTTGGATGGATGAACCGTTGCCGGAAAGATTGATCATCTTTAAGGATGATGACGTGGATTTGGAAGAGGCTATTGGCATGAATGGTTGGGAAGCTGAAGTTGTGGTTCCGTTCCCGATGGATATGTTCTTTAGCATGTTTGAGGAATCTGATAGGGTTTATTTTATTGCAGACTCCGCAAAAGCTGAAGAAGCTGGCCTTACGACAACGTTCGTGGCTGTTGATCCGCAAATTGAAGGTAACTGCACGTATAAGTTGGCAGCTTTCCTTTACGATACCGATGCCAGTATGCATGGTGCCTTTACGTGTGATGCTTATCCGCGTGTGGCTTCGAACGGATGCTATTCGCCAACGGCGAAGTATAACTATCCGGGAGCTGGCGGCGACAATAGCGTGCCTTGTATCGGTGTAACCACGGGAATCGTTAACAGTATTTTGGACCCGACGACGAAAAAACCGACTTACAATACGTCAAGCGGGTGCTTTGTTTCTGCAGAAGCGTTCAATGTCATGTTTGAAGAAACCGCTGGTGTTAACGTAAAGCATTGCCGCGATGTGGTCTTTAGCCAGACCAAGGACGGTATGTGGGAATATGACAGCTATAATGAACCTGCGGGTGCGTTTACTCCGTTGAATGACCTTGCTACGGATGTGACATGCACTGGCTATTGTAAACAGGCTGCTACCCCTAGACCCGGCAAGGGCAATGTGCGCTATGGTGTGGGCGAACAGGGTAAAACCGCGGCCCAGAATGGAATTTCACGTAAGGCACAACTGGCTCTTGGTAATGTCACGGACTGGTCTGCTATTGAACCGACAACCGGTTTGCCCTATATCGACTTGTATCCGGTTTCTGATGGCGAATTCAGCAGTGGTACCGAACCCAATGTTTATGACAATAGCACGTGGGATTTGCGTATCGAGAACGATAATAACCAGATGTTCTGCTTTGAATCTCACGCCAACTTTACTTACCGTTCCGGCATGCAGTTCATGTTCCGTGGTGACGATGACATTTGGGTGTTTATCGATAACAAACTTGCGGTGGACCTTGGCGGAACCCATTTGGCTGCTCCTGGTTACGTAAAATTGGATACATTGAAGGGGGCTTCGGGTAATCTGCTTACTCCTGGTGAAACCTACGATATCGATATCTTCTTCTGTGACCGTCGTACCGACATGAGTAACGTGCGTATCAAGACGAATATGTATATCCAGCAGAAGACGGCTATTTCGGCCAAGGGTAAGAAGGTTCCGGGAAATCCGTCTGAAACAGATTACACCCTTTGCTTTACAAGAACTGGTGACGGTTCTTGCGATGCGGCTGCTGCCGGTATCGGAGAAAAGAAGACTTATTGCGGAGATTCTCTTGCGATGGAAATTGCCGCGGGCCGAATCAAGGCCACTTACACACTTGTTAGTGGTAAGAAAAACGGTGAAAATGTGGTTCCCGGATTCGATAACGTTTCTACGCCGGGTATCTATAAGGGTGGTATTGACTTGACGAATTTTGGTTTGCCTAAGATTGATAGGTCGAAGCTTTCTTTGGCAGGCGGTTATTACACCTTGTTCGTGAATATTGAAGGTAAGTCTGCAAAGGTGCTTAGCTTCAAGGCCTCGGGTGAAGTGGATGTCATTTATAAGAATGGCCGCTCTTATGTGTTTGACGATGAAAGTGGTGATCAGACACAGACGGGTGTGTATAATATACAGACCTCTGCTATGGGTGGCGAATACGTCCCGGTTTATATTTCGAATGTGGCGCTTAATGGCGATTCTACGGAACTTGAAATTTATCCGGAAGATGCGGTTGAAATGCCCTATACGCTAACTTATACAGCCCCGATGGAAATTTACACCAAGGAAATTGATGCAACTACGGGTCAAGAAGGGTATAAGAGAATCAATCCGGCTGTGCCACGTAAGATTGGTGCTTCTGGCGTCGATACGGTTTATGCACATGTTGATATGCGAGATTTGCAGTCGCCGATTACGCCGTTTAACATTAGTGTTGCCGGTAGAGATCAGAATGCACTGACCATCAACTTCTACTTGCCGCAGATTACGTTCATCAGAGAGATTCCGGAAGATGGCGTTTCTATTGATCCTGTGATGGGCCAGGATTCCTTACCGGATGGTTCTTACGCAGAAAATTGGGTTGGCTCAATTAATGTGATGTATTTGGCTGTGCTGAAACCTGTTGGCAATGATAATTATGTTCCGTGTTTGGAAGAATGTAATGGAATCTATGTCTACATGGGTTCTGAAACATCTCCGAAGATAGACTTTATTCCTGAAGATCCCGTGTATTTTGTAAATGGATACGCTACTATCTCGGTGCGCTCGTTGACCAAATACCGTTGGGATAGGGATCCTTCTATTCATAGGCCGGCAACGATTGTTGCTCAGTACAATGACTATGTGAAGGCTGTTTATTATCCGATGTACTTCCGCGATCCTCCGGTACCGTTCCCGGTCTTGGCCGACGTGTTCGATGCTCACGGTTCTTTGCCGACTATGGAACATCGTATTCCGGCTCCGTACTTTAGTATGGATCAGGAATATCTGGATGGTATCGGCGACTCTGTTGCTGTGTACTACGATCGTCGAATCCATAAGGATTCCTTGCCGACAAAGATTTGTGTGATGTGGGATTCCACTACGGCTGAACCCCATAATCCGTACGCAGAAGGTCTTTCTACAATGCCGAGGGATTCTGCAATCACTTGTAACGCCCTTGTTCCGCTCGATGCAAGCAATATTGATTGCTCTGCCCCGTCGGATAGTGGCTATTGCACCAATGTGATTATGGTGGGTGGTTTGAAACTGTCCGAAGAAGTAAAGACGTCTGGTATTGGTAAGGTTCATTCCTTCGCCGAATTCGAAGATAAGGGTAAAAAGGTCAGACAGGGCTTTGATGGGGCTCTTACGGACCGTATGGCTCCTGTCCCGTTGCGTGCTGAAGTGCGTACCCTTAAGGATGGCGATCAGTTGTCTGACCTTGACAGCCTTGTGGTGGTGATGTCTGAACCGGTTAAGCTTGTTGCGACGACAAATAAGAAATCGGCTTTGGACTTCTACCTGAATTCTGCAATTGAATTGGATGAATCTTCTCGTTATGTATCTGCTTTGGCTGGTGCCACTTCGATTGTTACTGCTCAGAATGAGCCTTTTGTGAGTGCAACAGATGGCTTAGGCCGTATCAGGTACTTGTACTTGCGCGGTGGTGTTTCTCCGCATGTGGGTGACTATGTGCGCTTGAGCGGTAATCTGACGACGGTATTCTGGTCCGATACCGCAGATATTAAACCGGCGGGCACCAAAGCCGATTCGCTCCGCTCTGCTGCGGACGCCTCGTACCATTGGAATTCTCCGACTGCTTACAATGAAACATTGCGCTTGCCGTCGATGTGGATTCAGGTGACTGGCGATGCTGAAATTGCCGTGAATGAAAACAAGTTTGCGTCTACATCGAATGCTCCGGCCGGAGAAAAGGTGCCGGCGGTATCGGTGAATGTGTATCGTACGTCTATGACCAAGGCTGAAATCCTTACGGCTGAAAATGGAAGGCCGGGTCATATTGTGAAGGCTGACATGTATGCCTTGTACAATGGTCTTTCCGATGAAGATCGCAAGAAAGTTGCTCCGCAGGATATCTACTTCTACTACGAAGTCCAGTATTTCACCAACCTGGGTAACTTCGTTGCTAGCAAGACTCAGCGTATTTACTGCGATGACAGTAAGAATACTGAAATCGATCCGGTGACGAAGCAGCGCATCCAGTACTTTAATGGAGGCCTCTGCACCGATGCTGGCATGGACCGCAACTTCTTTATCGGTTGGAACATGCGCTCTCAAAAGGGACGTGTGGTTGGCACGGGTGCCTATATTGTTAAGCTCAAGTCTTATGTGAAACTTGGTTCTTCTGGTAAGGAAGCAAAACAAGAAAGCACTTCTGTTTGGGGTGTCAAGCGTTCTCCGAAAGCGGACACTCGCTACATGAAGAACTTGACAGCTAAATAA
- a CDS encoding GGDEF domain-containing protein, giving the protein MDQTIASGNTIKLPVAPMRPHLIVLYPQHLFKQIPLEKGTVVLGRGQDAEIRLDDELVSRRHCAVTFDGVDVTVKDLGSTNGTFVDGSPITECKLEDHNRLQIGKMVLKVDFKDASEEAFDRELYEAATMDPLTKISNRRTFIDRSLGELALARRNNYYVHAIMVDADHFKRVNDTWGHQCGDMVLKEIARILKEEKRESDLLARYGGEEFVLLLGGIGPEDAKKSAERLRSAVESHRFSWKDTIIPVTISLGLASRQGEKIGKIEDLIAECDRLLYVAKEGGRNQVAF; this is encoded by the coding sequence ATGGACCAAACAATTGCCAGCGGAAACACAATCAAGCTACCCGTCGCCCCCATGCGACCACATCTGATTGTGCTCTACCCGCAACACCTATTCAAGCAAATACCGCTCGAAAAAGGAACGGTCGTGCTTGGCCGTGGGCAAGATGCTGAAATCCGCCTGGATGACGAACTGGTCAGCCGCAGGCACTGCGCCGTCACCTTCGACGGTGTCGACGTAACAGTCAAGGACCTTGGCAGCACCAATGGCACCTTCGTCGACGGCTCCCCGATTACAGAATGTAAGCTCGAAGACCACAACCGCCTGCAAATCGGAAAAATGGTCCTGAAAGTTGACTTCAAGGACGCAAGCGAAGAAGCTTTTGACCGCGAGCTCTACGAAGCCGCGACCATGGATCCGCTGACCAAGATAAGCAACCGCCGCACGTTTATAGACCGAAGCCTCGGCGAACTCGCTCTGGCCCGCCGCAACAACTATTACGTTCATGCCATCATGGTCGACGCAGACCACTTTAAGCGCGTGAACGACACCTGGGGTCACCAGTGCGGCGACATGGTTCTTAAAGAAATCGCCCGCATTCTTAAAGAAGAAAAGCGAGAATCCGACTTGCTCGCCCGCTATGGCGGCGAAGAATTCGTGCTGCTTTTGGGCGGCATTGGGCCCGAAGACGCCAAAAAGAGCGCCGAACGCCTGCGCTCGGCAGTGGAAAGCCATCGTTTTTCGTGGAAAGACACAATTATCCCGGTGACCATTTCTTTAGGCCTTGCTAGCCGTCAGGGCGAAAAAATCGGCAAAATCGAGGATTTGATCGCCGAATGCGACCGCCTGCTTTATGTGGCCAAAGAGGGTGGCCGAAATCAGGTAGCCTTTTAA